A window of the Electrophorus electricus isolate fEleEle1 chromosome 11, fEleEle1.pri, whole genome shotgun sequence genome harbors these coding sequences:
- the lbx1a gene encoding transcription factor LBX1a, with translation MTSKEDAKGASVEDRRRSPLDHLPPPANSNKPLTPFSIEDILNKPSVKRSYSICGTTHLLSSGEKHSSSSHPLSNRALLTQTSPLCALEELASKTFKGLEVSVLQAAEGRDGMTLFGQRNTPKKRRKSRTAFTNHQIYELEKRFLYQKYLSPADRDQIAQQLGLTNAQVITWFQNRRAKLKRDLEEMKADVESAKALGSVPFEKIAKLADLEKCANGTAGAPVPESPTLSSHEREGSNKLPTSPSSPFTDHTTSKECSEDEDEEIDVDD, from the exons atgacctCCAAAGAAGACGCAAAAGGCGCCTCGGTTGAGGATAGAAGGCGCAGTCCACTGGATCATCTCCCTCCTCCCGCGAACTCAAACAAGCCTCTCACGCCTTTCAGCATTGAGGACATATTAAACAAACCTTCTGTCAAACGTAGTTACTCAATTTGCGGCACGACGCATCTCCTCTCGTCCGGTGAGAAGCACAGCTCATCGAGTCACCCTTTATCCAACCGTGCGCTGCTCACGCAGACCTCTCCACTATGCGCACTGGAGGAATTAGCCAGCAAAACCTTCAAAGGTCTAGAAGTCAGTGTTCTGCAGGCCGCGGAAG GAAGAGACGGCATGACACTGTTTGGTCAGAGGAATACTCCTAAGAAGCGAAGAAAGTCGAGAACAGCCTTCACTAATCATCAGATTTATGAGCTGGAGAAGAGATTTCTCTATCAGAAATATTTATCTCCCGCTGATCGGGATCAAATAGCGCAGCAACTGGGGTTAACAAACGCCCAGGTCATCACCTGGTTCCAGAACCGCCGAGCCAAACTTAAGCGCGACCTGGAGGAGATGAAAGCAGACGTGGAGTCCGCTAAAGCACTGGGCTCTGTACCCTTTGAGAAAATCGCCAAATTAGCAGACCTGGAAAAATGCGCTAATGGCACTGCTGGAGCTCCAGTGCCCGAGTCCCCAACGCTGTCTAGTCACGAGCGAGAGGGCTCCAACAAACTGCCAACGTCACCCTCGTCACCATTTACAGACCACACGACGAGCAAAGAGTGCTCAGAGGACGAAGACGAGGAAATTGACGTCGATGACTGA